A window of the Ogataea parapolymorpha DL-1 chromosome V, whole genome shotgun sequence genome harbors these coding sequences:
- a CDS encoding Nucleolar protein, with product MGKVKKKGTSGNAKNFITRTQAIKKLQVSLADFRRLCIFKGIYPREPRNKKKANKGSTAPVTFYYTKDIQYLMHEPILAKFREHKTFSKKLTKALGRGEVSDAKRLEENKPKYKLDKIVKERYPSFLDALRDLDDCLNMLFLFSNMPATDKVSARITSEASKLTNQWMAYIARERLLKKVFVSIKGVYYSANVKGQEVIWLVPFKFPQNIPTDIDFRIMLTFLEFYSTLLHFVLYKLYTDAELVYPPKIDNTKMKGIGGLSAYILETKGSEPVLPTEKPEETEETELSKEEINKALAADSEKTEETQDVDEEEEQDVELDEFKDVNKNTGDILAQPSKYANSTSSLMSKFVFFIGREVPVDILEFVILSAGGKVISEAALDEAKLNGSKVTFDLSAVTHQIVDRPKVANKVQGRTYVQPQWVFDCVNKGELLNVNDYAPGETLPPHLSPWGDGGIYNPDATAKDAEKEAEAEEEDVEEEDEEAEEEEDVEDEDEEDEELAEQRELELEAKGVKYSEAENKKKRTISEAEKQAKEAKEEKELKMIMMSNKQKKLYKKMQYGIEKQEARKEELQAKKQKLDKSKKKLDKLNKKKSK from the coding sequence ATGGGAAAGGTCAAAAAGAAGGGTACTTCCGGAAACGCCAAGAACTTCATCACTAGAACACAGGCGATCAAGAAACTCCAGGTTTCGCTGGCAGATTTCCGTCGCCTGTGTATCTTCAAGGGTATTTATCCTAGAGAACCAagaaacaagaagaaagctAATAAGGGATCTACAGCTCCTGTGACATTCTATTACACCAAAGATATTCAATATCTTATGCATGAGCCTATTTTGGCCAAGTTTAGAGAACACAAGACTTTCTCGAAGAAGCTTACCAAGGCACTCGGCAGGGGTGAAGTCAGTGATGCCAAGAGACTTGAGGAGAACAAGCCGAAATACAAGCTGGATAAAATTGTTAAGGAGAGATATCCGTCATTTCTTGATGCCTTAAGAGATTTGGATGACTGCTTGAACATGcttttcttgttcagcaaTATGCCTGCTACCGATAAAGTGAGTGCAAGAATCACCTCGGAGGCTTCGAAATTGACCAACCAATGGATGGCCTACATTGCCAGAGAGCGCCTTTTGAAGAAGGTTTTTGTTTCGATCAAAGGAGTTTATTACTCTGCTAATGTCAAAGGACAGGAGGTGATCTGGCTGGTTCCTTTCAAATTCCCACAAAACATCCCTACAGACATTGATTTTAGAATCATGCTGACATTCCTTGAATTCTACTCAACTTTACTGCATTTTGTGCTTTATAAGCTTTACACTGACGCCGAACTTGTTTATCCACCAAAAATTGACAATACGAAGATGAAGGGAATTGGTGGACTTTCAGCCTACATTTTGGAGACCAAGGGCAGCGAGCCCGTGCTGCCAACCGAGAAGCCGGAAGAAACTGAGGAGACTGAGCTTtcgaaagaagagattAATAAAGCTTTGGCTGCTGACAGCGAGAAGACTGAGGAGACTCAGGACGtggatgaggaagaagagcaggatgtcgagctggacgaaTTCAAGGATGTGAACAAAAACACTGGAGATATTTTGGCACAGCCTTCCAAATATGCAAACAGTacaagcagcttgatgtcGAAGTTTGTGTTTTTCATTGGAAGAGAGGTTCCGGTGGATATACTAGAGTTTGTGATTCTCTCTGCAGGTGGTAAGGTGATCAGCGAGGCTGCTCTGGATGAGGCCAAATTAAACGGTTCTAAGGTTACCTTTGACTTGAGTGCCGTGACCCATCAGATTGTCGACAGGCCAAAGGTCGCTAACAAGGTTCAAGGACGTACGTACGTCCAGCCCCAATGGGTCTTTGACTGCGTTAATAAGGGAGAGCTCTTAAATGTGAATGACTATGCCCCAGGAGAAACCTTGCCACCGCATTTGTCTCCATGGGGAGATGGTGGAATTTACAATCCAGATGCCACGGCCAAGGATGCCGAAAAGGAAGCCGAAgccgaggaagaagatgtcgaagaggaggatgaggaagctgaggaagaagaggatgtggaggacgaagatgaggaagacgaagaaCTTGCTGAGCAAAGAGAATTGGAGCTTGAGGCTAAGGGTGTCAAGTATTCTGAGGCAGAAAAtaagaagaagagaacCATTTCGGAAGCCGAGAAACAAGCTAAGGAAGCCAAGGAAGAGAAGGAACTCAAGATGATCATGATGTCCAACAAGCAGAAGAAACTCTACAAGAAAATGCAGTACGGCATAGAGAAGCAAGAGGCTCGTaaggaggagctgcaagcaaagaaacaaaaactcgacaagtccaagaaaaagctcgacaagcttaacaagaagaagagtaAATAG